A genome region from Setaria italica strain Yugu1 chromosome III, Setaria_italica_v2.0, whole genome shotgun sequence includes the following:
- the LOC101765650 gene encoding uncharacterized protein LOC101765650 yields the protein MLPGPIVPPPPPPPLVLIGSAFVPSPSPSDPRSSSISSSLAIIIVIIITTVTITTCIVILRRGCHRRRLSCSSLSPRRSFSPMAVSSSSAESGMRSAASAAVASAASSVTHSAEGPVKGAELVSSSPVSAVMTMCGVDTLVPSAPSLPAEERLILELLALPAVRMKPGQRMVCIICKHEFLPTDVLLVLPVCSHVFHQSCIVKCLRCTTPSCCPSCYASITIPVPDKTKVAPTFCSDEYDIESQMRMPSPPGAEVAEAVGGSHGWLRSSLDRLSGSWRGCSNNCATAAVVPVSSRRTTGSPSQGSSGRLGNGLDCAKAQQPLPVPASEEGPEAVRASLGWLRSLATLPGSWNGRSSSFSAEMGLPVTSRHVTETLASSGHSITDSWSRRWDLEAATVTPERPSFYEYARSFFRSSG from the exons ATGCTTCCAGGTCCCATTgtcccacctccacctccgccgcctttGGTGCTTATAGGATCAGCCTTTGTGCCAAGCCCGTCGCCGTCAGACCCGCGCTCTTCGTCCATCAGCTCCAGCCTCGCCATTAttatcgtcatcatcatcaccacgGTCACCATTACCACTTGTATTGTGATCCTCCGCCGAGGCTGTCACCGTCGCCGCTTGTCCTGCTCATCATTATCCCCTCGCCGCAGCTTTTCTCCAATGGCTGTCTCTTCCTCGTCAGCTGAGTCTGGAATGCGGTCTGCTGCATCAGCAGCTGTTG CCTCAGCTGCATCGTCCGTGACACATTCTGCAGAAGGGCCAGTGAAGGGGGCAGAATTGGTATCATCCTCACCTGTCTCGGCTGTGATGACAATGTGTGGGGTGGACACGCTGGTGCCATCAGCACCGTCTCTTCCAGCAGAAGAGCGTTTGATACTGGAGTTGCTCGCGCTCCCTGCAGTGCGGATGAAGCCTGGGCAGAGGATGGTCTGCATCATCTGTAAACATGAGTTTCTGCCTACTGATGTTCTCCTCGTCCTCCCGGTGTGCTCACACGTTTTCCATCAATCATGCATTGTCAAGTGCCTCcgctgcaccacaccatcatgCTGCCCGTCCTGCTATGCCTCTATCACCATCCCCGTCCCTGACAAGACTAAAGTTGCTCCAACCTTCTGCTCTGATGAGTATGACATTGAGTCTCAGATGCGAATGCCATCCCCGCCTGGAGCGGAGGTGGCAGAGGCTGTGGGAGGATCTCATGGGTGGCTGCGCTCTTCCCTGGACAGACTTTCTGGCAGCTGGAGAGGATGCTCCAACAATTGTGCCACTGCAGCGGTGGTGCCGGTATCCTCACGGCGCACTACTGGGAGCCCGAGCCAAGGCTCGAGTGGCCGCCTTGGCAATGGCTTAGATTGCGCTAAGGCACAGCAGCCACTGCCAGTTCCTGCCTCTGAGGAGGGGCCAGAGGCTGTCAGGGCCTCTCTTGGGTGGCTGAGATCTTTGGCCACACTCCCTGGAAGCTGGAACGGGCGCTCCAGCAGCTTTTCTGCTGAAATGGGCTTGCCAGTGACTTCAAGGCACGTAACTGAGACCCTGGCATCAAGTGGCCACAGTATCACCGACTCATGGTCCAGAAGGTGGGATCTTGAGGCTGCTACGGTGACACCCGAGAGGCCATCATTTTATGAATATGCTAGATCGTTCTTCAGAAGCTCAG GTTGA
- the LOC101763905 gene encoding LOW QUALITY PROTEIN: serpin-Z2A (The sequence of the model RefSeq protein was modified relative to this genomic sequence to represent the inferred CDS: inserted 1 base in 1 codon; substituted 1 base at 1 genomic stop codon), with the protein MEEEARPSKKARGAAGSGLTAFALRLAKHLTEDADGGGQNXNLAFSPVSIYDALSLVAAGARGTTLDELLALLGAXDELAEFARGVAERALADRFGSGSRAPLVAFACGLWHEKTVALKPAYRAVAVESYKAKTRAADFSKKPEKARKKINRWVSKATKDLITEVLPPRSVHSPDRPRDCQLNAIYFKGRWSMPFDQAATETARFHLLYGSTVRAPFMRNRKDHAIERHKGFKDSYLHDGSGQGSGEQPRFSMCVFLPDARDGLPELVDKMASCPNFLWDHLPKSRIETKEVRLPMFKLSFSSRINGVLEAMGMQAAFDPGESNLKDMLEGNQPLVVEHVFHKAVIEVNEDGTEAAASSACTLQLLCLCTRPPVNFVADHPFAFFVVEEVSSTIIFMGHVLDPTNSERMCHCVGGSSTVTSVRMFHEE; encoded by the exons ATGGAAGAGGAGGCGAGGCCAAGCAAGAAGGCGCGCGGGGCCGCCGGTTCCGGCCTGACTGCGTTCGCGCTTCGCCTGGCGAAGCATCTCACTGAGGACGCCGATGGCGGCGGCCAGAACTAGAACCTCGCCTTCTCGCCGGTGTCCATCTACGACGCGCTGTCCCTggtggcggccggggcgcgcgGCACCACCCTGGACGAGCTCCTCGCCCTGCTCGGCG GCGACGAGCTCGCCGAGTTCGCCCGCGGCGTGGCGGAGCGCGCCCTCGCGGACCGGTTCGGGTCCGGGTCCAGGGCGCCGCTCGTCGCCTTCGCGTGCGGGCTCTGGCACGAGAAGACGGTGGCGCTGAAGCCGGCCTACCGCGCAGTCGCCGTCGAATCCTACAAGGCCAAGACGCGCGCCGCCGATTTCAGCAAGAAG CCAGAGAAGGCAAGGAAGAAAATCAACAGGTGGGTCTCGAAGGCCACAAAGGATCTCATCACCGAGGTCCTTCCTCCGCGTTCCGTGCACTCCCCTGACCGGCCTCGTGATTGCCAACTTAACGCCATCTACTTCAAGGGCAGGTGGTCCATGCCCTTCGACCAGGCGGCCACCGAGACCGCGCGGTTCCACCTCCTCTACGGCAGCACAGTGCGCGCGCCCTTCATGCGCAACCGGAAGGATCATGCCATCGAGCGGCACAAAGGGTTCAAG GACAGTTATCTCCATGATGGCAGCGGCCAAGGCTCAGGCGAGCAGCCCCGGTTCTCCATGTGCGTCTTCCTACCGGACGCCCGGGACGGCCTGCCGGAGCTCGTGGACAAGATGGCCTCCTGCCCCAACTTCCTCTGGGACCACCTACCCAAGAGCCGCATCGAGACTAAAGAGGTGCGGCTGCCCATGTTCAAGCTCTCGTTCTCCAGCCGGATCAATGGCGTTCTCGAGGCCATGGGGATGCAAGCCGCCTTTGACCCAGGCGAGTCCAACCTGAAAGACATGCTGGAGGGCAACCAGCCTCTGGTAGTGGAGCATGTTTTCCACAAGGCAGTCATCGAGGTGAATGAGGATGGGACGGAAGCAGCGGCCTCTAGCGCTTGCACATTGCAATTGCTATGTCTATGTACTAGGCCCCCTGTGAACTTTGTTGCCGACCATCCATTTGCGTTCTTTGTGGTGGAGGAGGTGTCGAGTACCATCATCTTCATGGGGCACGTCCTCGACCCGACAAATTCAGAGCGAATGTGTCATTGTGTGGGGGGAAGTTCTACTGTCACCTCGGTAAGAATGTTTCATGAAGAATAG